In the Calditrichota bacterium genome, GTGGAAAACGGCACGGGCATGATTATTACCGACCAGCACTCCAAACTGTTGATTCCCCGTCTCTCCATCTGGTCCACGGCCATGTCCGACGGCCCGGCGGGCCTGAACCGGCAAGCCCCGAAAGAGGGCGAAAAAAACTACCACTACACGACGGCCTTCCCCACGGCCACCTGCCTGGCCGCCACCTGGAACACCGACCTGGTGGAACAGGTGGGAAAAGCCTTTGGCAACGAGGCCCTGGAATATGATTTTGACCTGGTGCTGGGGCCGGGATTGAACATCCACCGAAATCCCAAATGCGGGCGCGCCTTTGAATATTACTCGGAAGATCCGCTGCTGACGGGAAAAATGGCGGCTTCGATGGTGCGCGGCATGCAGTCCTGGGGAATCGGCGTGACATTGAAGCATTTCGTGGCCAACAATCAGGAAACTAACCGACAGTACTACAATGCCGTCGTCAGTCAACGGGCTTTGCGGGAAATCTATTTGAGGGGATTTGAAATCGCCGTGAAGGAAGGAAAACCGCAGTCGATTATGACATCCTACAATCGCCTGAATGGCTTTTACACCGCTGAAAACCCCGAATTGCT is a window encoding:
- a CDS encoding glycoside hydrolase family 3 protein yields the protein MHSFKLFFSFGMFVVPLLAVFSLTALGAQGSGEKSIEKRARELVQQMTLEEKLGLIVGDGRFMPAVDPRTVENGTGMIITDQHSKLLIPRLSIWSTAMSDGPAGLNRQAPKEGEKNYHYTTAFPTATCLAATWNTDLVEQVGKAFGNEALEYDFDLVLGPGLNIHRNPKCGRAFEYYSEDPLLTGKMAASMVRGMQSWGIGVTLKHFVANNQETNRQYYNAVVSQRALREIYLRGFEIAVKEGKPQSIMTSYNRLNGFYTAENPELL